The sequence TCTACCGGAAAAGTGGCACGGTTTACAAGACGTCGAGACCCGCTACCGGCAGCGATACGTCGATCTCATCGTCAACGACGAGGTGAGGGAGGTCTTCAAGAAACGGTCACGGATCGTATCGGCCATCCGGCGGTTCTTCGATTCTCGGGACTACCTCGAGGTCGAGACGCCCATGATGCACACCGTCCTGGGGGGCGCCGCCGCCCGGCCGTTCTCCACCCATCACAATGCGCTCGACCTCGACCTCTTCATGCGCATCGCGCCCGAGCTGTTTCTCAAGCGGCTCGTCGTGGGGGGCTTCGATCGCGTCTACGAGATCGGCCGCAACTTCCGCAACGAGGGGCTTTCGCGCAAACACAACCCCGAGTTCACGATGCTCGAGTTCTATCAGGCCTACGCCACGTTCGAGGACCTGATGGAGCTCACGGAAGAGCTCTTCGCCGAGCTTGCCCGAGAGGTGCGCGGAAACGAAAGCGTTACCTACGAAGGGCGCCACGTCGATCTGTCGCGCCCCTGGCCACGTCTGCCGATGAAAGAGGCGATTCTCACCGCGTCGAAGCAGGGGCTGCTTCCGGACAATCTCGAGCGCGGGGTGTTGGAAGACGAAGAGGCACTGCTCGGGTGGATTGGCCGCACGGGCTTGGCCGAACGAAAGGACGAGCTGGCGGCAGTGCTGCGGAAGTGCAGCAGTCACGGCGAACGGGTCGGAGCGCTGTTCGACTACGGCGGTGAGCTGGCCCTTCCTTTCGACCGGCCCGTTTTCGTCTACGAGTACCCGGCGGAGACGTCACCTTTGTCCCGCCGGAATGACGACGATC is a genomic window of Myxococcales bacterium containing:
- the lysS gene encoding lysine--tRNA ligase, which encodes MADEKELIAERQRKADELRAAGLNPYANGWQPSHDIGALVERFGATAPEGYEHPADRSAPPKLLDSERFAIAGRVVAHRGFGKATFIKLRDRTETVQCWLKADTLPEGMYDVFKKIERGDFIGVTGPAMFTKTGELTVLAESFVVLTKAIRPLPEKWHGLQDVETRYRQRYVDLIVNDEVREVFKKRSRIVSAIRRFFDSRDYLEVETPMMHTVLGGAAARPFSTHHNALDLDLFMRIAPELFLKRLVVGGFDRVYEIGRNFRNEGLSRKHNPEFTMLEFYQAYATFEDLMELTEELFAELAREVRGNESVTYEGRHVDLSRPWPRLPMKEAILTASKQGLLPDNLERGVLEDEEALLGWIGRTGLAERKDELAAVLRKCSSHGERVGALFDYGGELALPFDRPVFVYEYPAETSPLSRRNDDDPRKVDRFELFIVGREHANAFSELNDPIDQRQRFARQVEAKDRGADETMDYDEDYCRALEYGLPPTAGEGIGIDRLVMLLCDQPSIRDVILFPLMRPE